The following are from one region of the Anaeropeptidivorans aminofermentans genome:
- a CDS encoding DUF4956 domain-containing protein: MTFNDIFKSSFLENVTAVSIIDMSIAIILSFALGLFIFFVYKRTFKGILYSSGFGVSLIALTMITTLVILAVTSNIVLSLGMVGALSIVRFRTAIKDPLDIVFLFWSIAVGIVLAAGLIPLAVFGSVFIGIILVIFVNKKVNDAPYIVIVNCHDKESEQSARKIIEENVGKSIVKSTGVSQNGVELTIEVRLKNSDTSFIHRLIELNGVSNAILVGYNGDYMS; encoded by the coding sequence ATGACATTTAATGATATTTTTAAATCCAGCTTTCTTGAAAACGTAACCGCCGTTTCCATTATAGATATGAGCATTGCCATTATACTATCCTTTGCCCTTGGGCTTTTCATATTTTTTGTGTATAAAAGAACATTTAAAGGCATTCTTTATTCTTCAGGCTTCGGCGTTTCATTAATTGCCCTTACAATGATTACTACTTTAGTAATTCTTGCAGTAACAAGCAATATTGTTCTTTCTCTCGGTATGGTCGGCGCACTTTCCATTGTTCGTTTCCGAACGGCAATTAAAGATCCACTTGATATCGTTTTCCTTTTCTGGTCCATAGCCGTAGGAATCGTTCTTGCGGCGGGGCTTATTCCCCTGGCTGTATTCGGAAGCGTATTTATAGGTATAATTCTCGTAATATTTGTAAATAAAAAAGTAAACGACGCGCCTTATATTGTCATTGTAAACTGCCATGACAAAGAAAGCGAACAATCCGCAAGAAAAATCATCGAAGAAAACGTCGGAAAAAGTATTGTAAAAAGCACAGGAGTCTCTCAAAACGGCGTTGAGCTTACAATAGAAGTAAGGCTTAAAAACAGCGACACATCTTTTATTCACAGGCTTATTGAGCTTAACGGCGTATCAAACGCAATACTTGTCGGCTACAACGGAGATTATATGAGTTAG
- a CDS encoding polyphosphate polymerase domain-containing protein, whose protein sequence is MIYRHELKHRVNMADYYILRNRLKYIMDIDPHGDENGMYIIRSLYFDTPSDKALREKIDGLDIREKFRLRLYNHDKNYIRLEKKSKRKSLNNKLSEELSFKEAEAIIQCNFTKIKTIEKPLVKELYVKMQNELLRPRTIVQYKREAYIYKPGNIRITFDTELKTGIFSNKLFDFDIPLVTPGEPAAILEAKYDEFIPDHILKLIQLNNRHASAFSKYAACRIYG, encoded by the coding sequence ATGATTTACCGTCACGAACTTAAACATAGGGTCAATATGGCGGATTACTATATTTTAAGAAACAGGCTTAAATATATTATGGATATTGACCCCCACGGCGATGAAAACGGTATGTATATTATACGCAGCTTATATTTTGACACGCCCTCGGATAAGGCCTTAAGAGAAAAAATAGACGGCCTTGACATACGGGAAAAATTCCGCCTGCGTCTATATAACCACGATAAAAACTATATCCGCCTTGAGAAAAAAAGCAAAAGAAAAAGTCTGAATAATAAACTGAGCGAAGAACTCAGCTTTAAAGAGGCAGAAGCAATTATACAATGTAATTTTACAAAAATAAAAACTATAGAAAAGCCCCTTGTAAAAGAACTCTATGTAAAAATGCAAAATGAGCTTTTAAGACCCAGAACCATAGTGCAGTATAAACGGGAAGCTTATATTTATAAACCGGGAAATATCCGCATCACCTTTGACACGGAGCTTAAAACGGGAATATTTTCAAATAAGCTTTTTGACTTTGATATTCCTTTAGTGACCCCCGGAGAACCTGCGGCAATTCTTGAAGCAAAATATGATGAATTTATACCCGACCATATTTTAAAGCTTATTCAGTTAAATAACCGCCATGCTTCGGCATTTTCAAAGTACGCCGCATGCCGTATATACGGGTAA